In Desulfuromonas sp. KJ2020, a single window of DNA contains:
- the bioF gene encoding 8-amino-7-oxononanoate synthase: MISWTAELERLKKQNMFRVLRTVESSQGPKVWLNGQEVLLLCSNNYLGLASHAILIEAAAQAARDWGVGTGGSRLISGSMTPHAQLEERLAAFKGTEAALLFNSGYAANTGLLQGLFGPDDVIFSDALNHASIVDGCRLSKARTVVYPHGDADALERLMHQEEKTRQGRWVIVTDGVFSMDGDLAPLVALVRLKKRYGALLMVDDAHGTGVLGESGRGTAEHLGCLAEVDLHMGTLGKALGCFGAYVAADRVIVDTLINRSRSFIFSTSLPPSIPVTALAALDVVESPEGESLRRALWHNRNLLADRLQRGGLSTGHSTTQIVPVLTGEPAPTMKLAESLLAAGVFVQGIRPPTVPAGNCRLRATLMATHEPEDLERAAELILQAAVGAGR; the protein is encoded by the coding sequence GTGATCTCCTGGACCGCTGAGCTTGAACGTTTGAAGAAGCAGAACATGTTCCGCGTGTTGCGAACCGTTGAGAGTTCGCAAGGGCCGAAGGTTTGGTTAAACGGGCAGGAAGTGCTGCTGCTGTGCAGCAACAACTATCTGGGCCTGGCCAGTCATGCCATTCTGATCGAAGCCGCGGCCCAGGCGGCCCGGGATTGGGGGGTAGGGACGGGAGGCAGCCGTCTTATCTCCGGTTCCATGACCCCCCACGCCCAGCTGGAAGAGAGGCTGGCCGCCTTTAAGGGAACCGAAGCGGCCCTGCTGTTCAATTCCGGTTATGCCGCCAACACCGGCCTGCTGCAGGGACTGTTCGGTCCCGATGACGTCATTTTCTCCGATGCCCTCAACCATGCCTCCATCGTCGATGGCTGCCGTTTATCCAAAGCGAGGACGGTGGTCTATCCCCATGGAGATGCGGATGCCTTGGAGCGATTGATGCACCAGGAAGAAAAAACACGCCAGGGCCGCTGGGTGATTGTCACCGACGGCGTCTTCAGTATGGATGGCGATCTGGCGCCCCTTGTCGCGCTGGTTCGCCTGAAAAAACGCTACGGTGCCCTGCTTATGGTCGACGATGCTCACGGCACCGGCGTGCTGGGTGAGAGCGGGCGGGGCACGGCCGAGCATCTCGGCTGTCTGGCCGAGGTGGATCTGCACATGGGGACGCTGGGCAAGGCGCTCGGCTGCTTTGGCGCCTATGTGGCGGCCGACCGGGTGATTGTCGATACCCTGATCAATCGCTCGCGTTCTTTTATCTTTTCGACGAGCTTGCCCCCCTCCATCCCCGTTACGGCCTTGGCTGCCCTCGACGTCGTCGAAAGTCCCGAGGGGGAAAGCCTGCGCCGGGCACTCTGGCACAATCGAAACCTCCTGGCCGACCGCCTGCAAAGGGGCGGTCTGTCGACGGGCCATAGTACCACCCAGATTGTGCCGGTGCTCACCGGCGAGCCTGCGCCGACCATGAAACTGGCCGAAAGTCTGCTGGCTGCAGGGGTCTTTGTCCAGGGCATCCGACCGCCCACGGTTCCTGCCGGAAACTGTCGTCTGCGCGCCACCCTTATGGCGACCCACGAACCCGAAGATCTGGAGAGGGCCGCCGAGCTGATTTTACAGGCGGCGGTCGGAGCCGGCCGATGA
- a CDS encoding 6-carboxyhexanoate--CoA ligase — protein MEESLYSIRMHATCLGDHLSGAEALVSEGELRAVAGDLVARALGHSRGKAQSIRISIDDLTGTEVKKGSLPDLVTVPVADYREGRRAATQLLAGVGVSEQAITRTLDALSQGAAPGHKAMRGAMLVNASSGERLEPDPARGVRVSRFGLDAVTADDLRRALRPLGLDNAHVREALLLAAKVIASGQVLAELCWSDDPDYTAGYVATPGLGYVRFPHLKPLGVVRGGRAFFVPSGLQDTAPLISFLHDTPWLAVRLGRLNLPLSLEALRDLLDR, from the coding sequence ATGGAAGAGAGCCTTTACAGTATTCGCATGCATGCCACCTGTCTGGGTGACCATCTCTCCGGCGCCGAGGCGTTGGTGAGCGAAGGCGAGCTTAGAGCTGTAGCGGGTGACCTTGTGGCAAGGGCCTTGGGGCATTCGCGGGGGAAAGCCCAGAGCATCCGGATCAGTATTGATGATCTCACCGGCACCGAGGTGAAAAAAGGCAGCCTGCCTGACCTGGTCACAGTGCCCGTGGCCGACTACCGTGAAGGTCGCCGGGCGGCGACGCAGTTGCTGGCCGGGGTCGGGGTCTCCGAGCAGGCCATAACGCGCACTCTGGACGCTCTCAGCCAGGGGGCGGCTCCCGGCCATAAAGCCATGCGCGGGGCCATGCTGGTGAATGCCTCCAGCGGCGAACGTCTTGAACCCGACCCCGCCCGTGGAGTACGCGTCAGTCGGTTTGGGCTGGACGCGGTCACCGCCGACGACCTGCGCCGCGCCCTGCGTCCGCTGGGACTGGACAACGCTCATGTGCGCGAGGCGCTGCTTCTGGCCGCCAAGGTGATCGCCTCGGGGCAGGTGCTCGCTGAACTCTGCTGGTCCGACGACCCGGACTACACCGCCGGCTATGTGGCGACCCCCGGTCTGGGCTATGTTCGTTTTCCCCATCTCAAGCCCCTCGGTGTCGTCCGTGGCGGTCGCGCGTTCTTTGTGCCGTCAGGGCTGCAGGATACGGCTCCGCTGATCTCTTTTCTGCATGATACCCCCTGGCTGGCCGTCCGTCTTGGTCGCCTGAATCTCCCCCTTTCGCTGGAGGCGCTGCGTGATCTCCTGGACCGCTGA
- a CDS encoding MFS transporter: protein MLYTKTFLVMFVANLTTVSSFTAFFLFPLFIGEHGGSQGDIGIIMGVFAMASALCRPWISEMIDRLGRKKSYTAGCLILVLMPLTYLAFTGPLNGFYGPLLVVRVVHGVGIAICFTAVFTYMADIIPRDRLNEGLGMFGTSGLIGLAAGPALGEWVLRHAGFPHFFVMSAALALIGLLIQWPLRETPAEASHEQTFSFFTLFRRRKHLIVAGLALLFGIGQAASGNFVAPLAQARQLSPISLFYLAYAGSAIMIRFLGGKLADRLGEIRLLPWALAITASGLFALALVQKNWGLTMAGLLCGIGHGMLFPTLNSMAIRHESYQNRGKITGIFTGSIDLGLFSGSFLLGYIGEVVGLSLLFLTAGGALLVGLLGFTLRGAKSFSAP, encoded by the coding sequence ATGCTGTACACGAAAACCTTCCTGGTGATGTTTGTCGCCAACCTGACCACCGTCTCGTCGTTCACGGCCTTTTTTCTCTTTCCCCTTTTCATTGGTGAACACGGCGGCAGCCAGGGAGATATCGGCATTATCATGGGGGTTTTTGCCATGGCCTCGGCGCTCTGCCGGCCCTGGATATCGGAGATGATCGACCGGCTCGGCCGTAAAAAGAGTTACACGGCCGGCTGTCTCATCCTGGTTCTGATGCCCCTGACCTACCTCGCCTTTACCGGGCCGCTGAACGGTTTTTACGGGCCGCTGCTTGTGGTTCGCGTGGTCCACGGCGTTGGCATCGCCATCTGTTTCACCGCAGTGTTCACCTATATGGCGGATATCATTCCAAGGGATCGTCTCAATGAAGGGCTGGGCATGTTCGGAACATCGGGGCTCATTGGTCTGGCCGCGGGTCCCGCTTTGGGCGAATGGGTGCTTCGCCATGCCGGGTTTCCTCATTTTTTTGTGATGTCTGCCGCCCTGGCGCTCATCGGGCTGCTGATCCAATGGCCGTTGCGGGAAACACCCGCCGAAGCCAGCCACGAGCAGACGTTTTCCTTCTTCACCCTCTTCCGGCGACGAAAGCACCTGATCGTTGCTGGCCTCGCCCTCCTTTTCGGGATTGGACAGGCGGCGAGCGGCAACTTTGTGGCACCCCTGGCGCAGGCGCGCCAACTGTCCCCCATATCCCTGTTCTACCTGGCCTACGCCGGCTCGGCGATAATGATCCGTTTTCTGGGCGGAAAATTGGCAGATCGGTTGGGTGAAATCCGCCTGCTCCCTTGGGCTCTGGCCATCACCGCCAGCGGCCTTTTCGCCCTGGCGCTGGTCCAGAAAAACTGGGGACTCACCATGGCCGGCCTGCTCTGCGGAATCGGGCACGGCATGCTCTTTCCCACCCTCAACAGCATGGCCATACGCCACGAGAGTTATCAGAACCGGGGTAAAATCACGGGCATCTTTACGGGGAGCATCGATCTGGGGCTTTTTTCAGGCTCTTTTTTGCTGGGATACATCGGCGAGGTCGTGGGACTATCTCTCTTGTTCCTGACGGCGGGCGGCGCCTTGCTGGTCGGTCTGCTTGGCTTTACTTTGCGAGGCGCCAAAAGCTTTTCGGCTCCCTGA
- a CDS encoding HD-GYP domain-containing protein: protein MLKRKEELTTTLAQIVPVQQGWISIGLSLLHAEQYAPCDLYRKVSAHLWRVGEPEYVLFAGKGLPFGRDIQSKLSFFGIQSLYIREKDAQLYYDYVQKVTQAILHDPVSTPERKAGAVYDCCREIMRKVYDDPRAPFLRLAEEVITPTVDLIIADDPTTKCLIKLAGYDNNTYTHCTNVGIFGIALARSYYGEKAEKEIRKLGAGFFLHDLGKCKIPLEIINKPGPLTTEERAIVQQHPLEGFEILKKSPTICEEARLVAAQHHERDDGKGYSSGLVRVEIHPYARICRLADIYEALTSDRSYHRRRSTFEALKIMKEDLVSDLDHELYNHFVRLFAPG from the coding sequence ATGCTGAAAAGAAAAGAAGAGCTGACAACCACACTTGCGCAAATTGTTCCTGTCCAGCAGGGATGGATCTCCATCGGGCTGTCGCTTCTGCACGCGGAGCAGTACGCACCCTGCGACCTGTATCGCAAAGTCAGCGCGCATCTGTGGCGGGTCGGCGAACCCGAGTATGTCCTCTTTGCCGGCAAGGGGCTGCCCTTTGGCCGGGATATTCAAAGCAAGCTGTCTTTTTTTGGCATCCAGAGCCTCTATATCCGAGAAAAAGACGCCCAGCTTTATTACGATTATGTTCAGAAAGTCACCCAGGCCATCCTGCACGATCCGGTCAGCACCCCTGAACGCAAAGCGGGTGCCGTCTACGATTGCTGCCGGGAAATCATGCGCAAAGTTTATGACGACCCCCGAGCCCCATTTCTGCGCCTGGCGGAGGAGGTCATCACTCCCACCGTCGACCTGATCATAGCCGATGACCCTACCACCAAATGCCTGATCAAGCTGGCCGGCTACGACAACAACACCTACACCCACTGCACCAATGTCGGCATTTTCGGCATTGCCCTGGCTCGCTCCTATTACGGAGAAAAGGCGGAAAAGGAGATCCGAAAATTGGGAGCGGGCTTCTTCCTGCACGATCTGGGCAAGTGCAAAATTCCCCTTGAAATCATCAATAAACCTGGCCCCCTGACCACTGAAGAACGGGCCATCGTTCAGCAGCACCCCCTGGAGGGATTCGAAATTCTTAAAAAAAGTCCGACCATCTGCGAAGAGGCCAGACTCGTCGCGGCCCAGCACCACGAGCGTGACGATGGCAAGGGCTATTCGAGCGGTCTTGTGCGAGTAGAAATACACCCCTACGCGCGCATCTGCCGCCTGGCGGACATTTACGAGGCCCTCACTTCCGACCGCTCCTATCACAGGCGCCGCTCCACCTTTGAGGCCCTGAAGATCATGAAGGAAGACCTGGTCTCCGATCTGGACCACGAACTCTACAACCATTTTGTTCGACTTTTCGCCCCCGGGTAA